From the genome of Turicibacter faecis, one region includes:
- a CDS encoding GNAT family N-acetyltransferase, with amino-acid sequence MIKLETKHLILYPLTAQRIKDILNDEPLEYSTKIWLTPDNTTLLTWMLEELYAFMPPKLGFTSWIFIEKSSNEVIGDGGYKGNPDDSGQVEIGYEIIESKRKLGYATEAIDALLNWALTQQEIKTIIAKCHYENLPSQGLLDKMGFQFIGEEDEMDIYQIKLENSALTHIKQYLIKCTLLSGGIALLTLLIKKIRKKTLD; translated from the coding sequence ATGATTAAACTCGAAACCAAACATTTAATTCTCTACCCATTAACGGCGCAAAGGATTAAGGACATTTTAAATGATGAGCCCCTTGAATATTCTACAAAAATTTGGTTAACACCTGATAATACAACTCTATTAACGTGGATGCTTGAAGAGCTTTACGCATTTATGCCGCCTAAATTAGGCTTTACCTCTTGGATATTTATCGAAAAATCGTCCAATGAAGTAATTGGAGATGGAGGCTATAAAGGAAATCCAGACGATTCAGGACAAGTTGAAATCGGCTATGAAATTATTGAGTCCAAACGTAAATTAGGATATGCCACAGAAGCCATAGACGCACTTCTAAATTGGGCATTAACCCAACAAGAAATTAAAACAATTATCGCCAAATGTCACTATGAAAACCTCCCTTCTCAAGGATTACTAGATAAAATGGGATTTCAATTCATTGGCGAAGAAGATGAAATGGATATTTATCAAATTAAGCTTGAAAATTCTGCTTTAACTCATATCAAGCAGTATCTAATAAAATGTACCCTACTATCCGGAGGGATTGCCCTTCTAACCCTCCTTATCAAAAAAATTCGAAAAAAAACACTTGATTAA
- a CDS encoding NAD(P)/FAD-dependent oxidoreductase: protein MWTKNMEKKKTYPTLSKDIKTEIVIVGGGITGALTAHYFMKQGMRCVLVDKSNIATHATSASTAILKYEINQGLKNLMSQVGEQNAQHAFLFGYQAVMEISQIVKEINSSCDFSFKPAFFYTEDPRQTDAMEQECTARQAIGIHCELFTQENNKDEFSFNFESGIYSHYGAAIMNPVQFTHDLIKFNVDKGLEVFENTTIVDYNLSSHQSILTTENEFTITADKVIICTGVNALEFFNHEKPFCQLYRTFSILTKPVDNFIGGKDSCIIRNDQKPYTYVRPTLTNEIVIGGEDLAIDRLDGDIANMGDRDPLALQHYHQLLRRVRKMFPQINEIKTACWFHGLFIDTKDGLPFIGKHPDYPGAYFNLGYGSNGILNALIGAKLISQDVAGKNPRELDIFKFNRY, encoded by the coding sequence ATGTGGACAAAAAATATGGAAAAAAAGAAGACCTATCCTACTTTATCAAAGGATATTAAAACAGAGATCGTGATTGTCGGTGGTGGAATCACAGGTGCACTCACGGCCCATTACTTTATGAAACAAGGCATGAGGTGTGTTTTAGTTGATAAAAGTAACATCGCCACTCATGCAACTTCCGCCTCAACGGCCATTTTAAAATATGAAATTAATCAGGGATTAAAAAATCTCATGTCACAAGTTGGAGAGCAAAATGCCCAACATGCCTTCTTATTTGGATATCAGGCTGTCATGGAAATAAGCCAAATCGTTAAAGAAATTAACAGCTCATGTGATTTCTCATTTAAACCTGCCTTTTTCTACACCGAGGATCCGCGACAAACGGATGCCATGGAACAAGAGTGTACGGCGCGACAAGCGATTGGAATTCACTGTGAATTATTCACACAGGAAAACAATAAAGATGAGTTTAGTTTCAATTTTGAATCAGGTATTTATTCCCACTATGGGGCCGCTATCATGAACCCCGTTCAATTTACCCACGATCTCATCAAATTTAACGTCGACAAAGGATTAGAAGTATTTGAAAATACAACCATTGTGGATTATAATCTATCATCCCATCAAAGCATCCTCACGACAGAAAATGAATTTACTATTACGGCAGATAAAGTTATTATTTGTACAGGAGTCAATGCACTAGAATTTTTCAATCATGAAAAACCATTCTGTCAACTTTATCGTACGTTCTCGATTCTAACAAAACCTGTGGATAATTTTATTGGGGGGAAAGACAGTTGTATCATCCGTAACGATCAAAAACCTTATACCTATGTTCGTCCAACGCTTACTAACGAAATTGTTATTGGGGGAGAAGATTTAGCAATTGATCGCTTAGATGGTGACATCGCCAATATGGGAGATCGTGATCCTCTAGCCCTTCAACACTACCACCAATTATTACGCCGTGTAAGAAAAATGTTCCCACAAATTAATGAAATAAAAACAGCATGCTGGTTCCATGGGTTATTTATCGATACAAAAGATGGCCTCCCATTCATCGGTAAACATCCTGACTATCCAGGGGCCTACTTTAATCTAGGTTACGGATCAAATGGAATCCTCAATGCACTTATTGGAGCCAAACTCATTTCACAAGATGTAGCAGGAAAAAATCCTCGCGAATTAGATATCTTCAAATTTAACCGTTACTAA
- a CDS encoding dipeptidase translates to MIFDTHTDILYNIVKHRLKGERGVVENYHIPELLEGNVTGGIWTYYTDINNELLTDFDQAIQYIIDELQGSENVQVVTTKSDWADHKVNVILGLEGLASIRDINHIVELYNKGFRHAMLTWNEQNQFATGVGSEEEAGLTRLGCELVKKMNELGMVIDVSHANVQTFEDILSVTTAPVIASHSNCYSLEPHPRNLTDEQIKEIAIVDGVIGVTAVSKFTNPLKPDVASLVNHIDYLRDLVGTRHISLGFDFMNYLNAGEANLIDCQSAASASLVIDELINRGYSSMDINGITHVNAKRVINYILRDDEKTLD, encoded by the coding sequence TTGATTTTCGATACGCACACTGACATTTTGTACAATATTGTGAAACACCGTCTCAAGGGAGAGCGTGGTGTTGTTGAGAATTATCATATCCCTGAATTGTTAGAGGGAAATGTTACCGGAGGAATTTGGACGTATTATACGGATATCAACAACGAGTTACTTACTGATTTTGACCAGGCTATTCAATACATTATAGATGAATTACAAGGTTCAGAAAATGTTCAAGTCGTGACAACTAAGAGTGATTGGGCAGACCATAAGGTTAATGTTATTTTAGGGTTAGAAGGATTAGCGAGCATTAGGGATATTAATCATATCGTTGAACTTTATAATAAGGGTTTTCGCCATGCCATGTTAACATGGAATGAACAAAATCAATTCGCGACGGGTGTTGGAAGTGAAGAAGAAGCGGGATTAACACGTCTTGGATGTGAGTTAGTAAAAAAAATGAATGAGTTAGGGATGGTGATTGATGTATCCCATGCTAATGTTCAAACGTTTGAAGATATTTTATCTGTGACGACAGCACCAGTCATTGCGTCCCATTCAAATTGTTATTCGCTAGAGCCACACCCACGAAATTTAACAGATGAACAAATTAAAGAAATTGCCATTGTTGACGGGGTTATTGGGGTAACAGCAGTGTCGAAGTTTACAAATCCTTTAAAGCCGGATGTTGCATCACTGGTGAATCATATTGATTATTTAAGGGATCTAGTAGGAACACGTCATATTTCGCTTGGGTTTGATTTTATGAATTATCTGAATGCAGGAGAGGCAAACTTAATTGACTGTCAAAGTGCCGCATCTGCTAGCTTAGTCATTGATGAGTTGATCAATCGCGGATATAGTAGTATGGATATTAACGGAATCACCCATGTGAATGCTAAGCGAGTTATTAATTATATATTAAGGGATGATGAAAAAACACTTGATTAA
- a CDS encoding oligosaccharide flippase family protein, translating to MILTITAFFVKLLSLLYKVPYQNISGDEGLYVFQQIYPLIGVYTTLNGVVLPTIISELLLTHQYSEDIKRYIKNSLWIFGLVSFVGLFLGSHLIAYTMGDMQLTWIVRVVALAFLLIPTISYWRGVAQTRANTLQVVAYSTTIEQLIRVAAIIFALIMIQGQNIYRLAYFAYLGGLFGPLLAIVYLFVKHLDDQPQIFLKMKRRPRFLKKSIYLFLSAGILIIFQLIDSFFVFNSLVNSGIPSLEAMGLKGSFDRGLPIVQTATVFTGAIVSSTVPQLAGLRDEKERKKVFNTSLFMVIALSVPACVGLFNVVDELNIALFKDNSGIEALRLLTLQVFFYPFIFLCMAIMQQEEQYTKLLISVLGGVLVKVALTAPLTTSLGISGTAIASVASLGVMALINLYQFRKMMYKTSFVNFLKVSFSTAGLWLVLTYIEPQIPKLLSGLDDVRIYNMISLVIQVLAGVLVYAVLMGVFLMTSQAASRRSRKRKQKAKKKKARSQVKPVQTEIE from the coding sequence ATGATTTTAACAATCACAGCTTTTTTTGTAAAGTTGTTAAGTTTGTTATATAAAGTTCCGTATCAAAATATTTCAGGTGATGAAGGGCTTTATGTCTTTCAACAGATTTATCCTTTAATCGGGGTTTATACGACGCTTAATGGTGTTGTATTACCAACGATTATTTCAGAGTTATTATTGACTCATCAATACAGTGAGGATATTAAAAGATATATCAAAAATTCATTGTGGATTTTTGGGCTTGTCTCGTTTGTAGGATTATTTTTGGGGAGCCATTTGATAGCCTATACGATGGGGGATATGCAGTTAACGTGGATTGTGCGTGTCGTTGCATTGGCATTCTTGTTAATTCCAACGATTTCTTATTGGCGTGGAGTGGCACAAACGAGGGCGAATACACTTCAAGTTGTTGCCTATTCGACGACGATTGAACAATTAATTCGGGTTGCAGCGATTATTTTCGCTTTGATTATGATCCAAGGACAGAATATTTATCGCTTAGCTTATTTCGCTTATTTAGGCGGGTTATTTGGTCCGCTTCTTGCCATTGTGTATTTATTTGTGAAGCATTTGGATGATCAACCTCAAATCTTTTTAAAAATGAAACGGCGTCCACGATTTTTAAAGAAGTCGATTTACTTATTTTTAAGTGCTGGAATATTGATTATTTTTCAATTAATCGATAGCTTCTTCGTTTTTAATTCTTTAGTTAACAGTGGGATTCCGTCGTTAGAGGCGATGGGCCTTAAGGGAAGTTTCGATCGTGGACTCCCTATTGTACAGACAGCAACCGTATTTACAGGCGCCATTGTTTCTTCGACTGTTCCTCAATTGGCAGGATTAAGGGACGAAAAAGAGCGGAAAAAGGTATTTAATACATCCTTGTTTATGGTTATTGCACTATCTGTTCCGGCCTGTGTAGGCTTATTTAACGTGGTGGATGAACTCAATATTGCGCTATTTAAGGATAATAGCGGGATTGAAGCCTTAAGATTGTTAACTTTACAGGTTTTCTTTTATCCGTTTATTTTCCTATGTATGGCGATTATGCAACAAGAGGAGCAATATACGAAGTTGTTAATTTCGGTACTCGGAGGTGTGCTAGTAAAAGTAGCATTAACAGCGCCGTTAACGACTAGTTTAGGAATATCAGGGACAGCTATTGCATCGGTGGCATCGCTTGGAGTGATGGCGCTCATTAACCTATACCAGTTTAGAAAGATGATGTATAAGACTTCGTTCGTTAATTTTTTAAAGGTTAGCTTTTCTACAGCGGGATTGTGGCTCGTTTTAACGTATATTGAACCACAAATTCCTAAACTTTTATCCGGGTTAGACGATGTACGAATTTATAATATGATTTCACTTGTGATTCAGGTTTTAGCGGGAGTATTAGTTTACGCCGTTCTAATGGGGGTTTTCTTGATGACCTCTCAGGCAGCATCACGACGTTCTCGCAAACGGAAGCAAAAAGCGAAAAAAAAGAAGGCTCGTTCACAGGTGAAGCCGGTTCAAACGGAAATTGAATAA
- a CDS encoding VanZ family protein produces the protein MNYVILFLFACLLFGTRIRYLRKSRSIHWVREIVVFIAMLFLLIYIFLTLLKASTFTFDLSYALTKANFIPFKGISAVLLDPRDLTLGIGITLKNGWYNVVGNLLVTVPLGFFSCLLFKSSRKWWRLFSYGVLLSTIIESLQLLTSVNFFDVDDILLNALGFVIGGMAYAVVVFMFKRFKKWDDLTRLEIEENGRLMPTFLKSTVALAAVFLACALGVFLKETISYQTFEETYAQANVSKEFDGFYATLSKEKGELSFRIYHETSFNRFYQVAGLTVPIQEGENYLEVMSFSDRYQLPLQYGVVAFGYNERAKQLEIDYEFPLRVELPHGLFIEFHPFRGQDYPFQAGYLEWEEGPRYDALFID, from the coding sequence ATGAATTATGTGATATTGTTTCTGTTTGCGTGTCTCCTTTTTGGAACACGTATCAGGTATTTAAGAAAGTCTCGGTCTATCCATTGGGTGAGGGAAATCGTCGTTTTTATAGCCATGCTTTTTTTACTTATCTATATTTTTCTTACTTTATTGAAGGCGAGCACCTTTACATTTGATTTATCGTATGCCTTAACTAAAGCTAATTTTATTCCCTTTAAAGGAATAAGTGCGGTTCTTTTGGATCCAAGGGATTTAACCCTGGGGATCGGAATAACCCTTAAGAATGGGTGGTATAACGTGGTGGGGAATTTGCTTGTCACAGTTCCGCTTGGCTTTTTCAGTTGCCTCTTGTTTAAGTCATCTCGCAAATGGTGGCGATTATTTAGTTATGGAGTCTTGTTATCGACAATCATAGAATCATTACAACTACTCACAAGTGTGAATTTTTTTGACGTTGATGATATTTTATTGAACGCTTTAGGTTTCGTGATTGGGGGGATGGCCTATGCGGTTGTTGTATTCATGTTCAAGAGGTTTAAAAAGTGGGATGACCTGACACGCTTAGAGATCGAGGAAAATGGAAGACTGATGCCTACCTTTTTAAAATCAACCGTGGCCTTAGCGGCGGTCTTTTTAGCGTGTGCCCTCGGTGTTTTTCTGAAGGAGACAATCTCCTATCAAACGTTTGAAGAAACTTATGCACAGGCGAATGTCTCAAAAGAATTTGACGGATTTTATGCGACTCTTTCTAAGGAGAAGGGGGAATTAAGTTTTCGTATTTACCATGAAACAAGTTTTAATCGTTTTTATCAGGTGGCTGGACTGACCGTTCCTATTCAAGAAGGAGAGAACTACTTGGAGGTTATGAGCTTTAGCGATCGATATCAGTTGCCGCTTCAGTATGGAGTTGTTGCCTTTGGGTATAATGAGAGAGCGAAGCAGTTGGAAATAGATTATGAGTTCCCTTTAAGGGTTGAATTACCACACGGTTTATTTATAGAGTTTCACCCATTCCGTGGTCAAGATTATCCTTTCCAAGCGGGGTATTTAGAGTGGGAAGAAGGTCCACGATATGATGCATTATTTATTGATTAA
- a CDS encoding RNA-binding S4 domain-containing protein: MRLDKYLKVSRLVKRRTLAKEVADKGRIEINGKIAKSSSTVKLGDELTLYYGNKILKVRVTDIKDSTKKQDAAYMYEIISEERIERPSLDEITGIEIFE, translated from the coding sequence ATGCGTTTAGATAAATATTTAAAAGTTTCACGTTTAGTGAAACGTCGAACGTTGGCGAAGGAAGTAGCGGATAAAGGTCGTATTGAAATTAACGGAAAAATCGCCAAATCAAGTTCGACTGTTAAATTAGGTGATGAATTAACGCTGTATTATGGAAATAAAATTTTAAAAGTACGCGTGACAGATATCAAAGATTCAACGAAAAAACAAGATGCCGCTTATATGTATGAAATTATCTCCGAAGAACGAATTGAACGTCCATCTTTAGATGAAATTACCGGAATCGAAATTTTCGAATAG
- a CDS encoding SAM-dependent methyltransferase, with amino-acid sequence MIYIVGLGAGDDSQLTRGVVAKLTSGLPLFLRTAEHPMINFLEENQIAYRAFDDVYMKHETFEAVYEEIIETIKEEAKKGDLIYATPGHPCVAEYAVKRLVDEADAVVLGGQSFLDPMFAALAIDPIEGLQVMDALDFDYEAIAPKQHLIIPQVFDQLTASNLKLDLMEVYDDEYEVCIVKAAGSSLQELKWVKLYELDHNFKLDNLTTIYVPPKKEN; translated from the coding sequence ATGATTTATATTGTAGGATTAGGAGCTGGGGATGATTCTCAGCTAACACGAGGAGTCGTGGCAAAGTTAACATCTGGGTTACCTTTATTTTTAAGAACAGCGGAACACCCGATGATTAATTTTTTAGAGGAAAATCAAATTGCTTATCGTGCCTTCGATGATGTTTATATGAAGCATGAAACATTTGAGGCTGTTTATGAAGAAATTATTGAGACGATTAAGGAAGAAGCTAAAAAGGGAGATTTGATTTATGCGACTCCAGGTCATCCATGTGTTGCGGAATATGCAGTCAAGCGATTAGTGGATGAGGCAGATGCTGTTGTATTAGGAGGGCAGAGTTTCTTAGATCCGATGTTTGCGGCACTTGCCATTGACCCGATTGAGGGATTACAAGTGATGGATGCCTTAGATTTTGATTATGAAGCGATTGCTCCTAAGCAACACCTGATTATTCCACAGGTATTTGACCAGTTAACAGCCTCTAACTTAAAATTAGATTTGATGGAAGTTTATGATGACGAATATGAAGTTTGTATTGTGAAGGCAGCGGGAAGTTCTTTACAGGAACTGAAATGGGTGAAGCTTTACGAATTAGATCACAACTTTAAATTAGATAATTTAACAACGATTTATGTTCCCCCTAAAAAGGAAAATTAG